A region of Coccinella septempunctata chromosome 5, icCocSept1.1, whole genome shotgun sequence DNA encodes the following proteins:
- the LOC123313997 gene encoding uncharacterized protein LOC123313997 produces the protein MWRCAECRDNASDLSGHTAVPELAAGSRSSSTPRVCPADVDAGNVREDAMGRLVEVVQSLREAVNFCSDKVTDFEKKLSGFSEMVSRIKKLEKDNESLRKEVSFLNSKLRVMEQQSRFSNIEVQNVPEKNKENLRNIMVKLVSHINADFNVAMIDKISRVQFKIKNRPKNIVVRYVSRINRDKFLSAYKAKQHDNGEHSGISVQGVADRIYINEHLTMENKILFKEVRSAAREKSYKYVWVQNGNIMLRKDDTSRKIHIHHDYDLSSL, from the coding sequence ATGTGGAGGTGTGCCGAATGCAGAGATAACGCGTCTGATCTATCCGGCCATACAGCTGTCCCAGAATTAGCTGCCGGTTCCCGCAGTTCTTCTACTCCTCGGGTATGTCCTGCTGACGTTGATGCGGGGAATGTTCGGGAGGATGCGATGGGCCGGTTGGTTGAGGTGGTACAGAGTCTTCGCGAAGCCGTCAATTTCTGCTCGGACAAGGTGACCGACTTCGAGAAGAAGCTGAGTGGTTTCAGTGAGATGGTTTCCAGGATAAAGAAGTTGGAGAAGGATAATGAATCTTTGAGGAAGGAGGTATCTTTTCTCAATAGCAAATTAAGAGTAATGGAACAACAATCTCGTTTCAGTAATATAGAGGTTCAGAATGTTcccgaaaaaaataaagaaaatcttAGAAATATTATGGTGAAACTTGTTTCTCATATCAACGCTGACTTTAATGTGGCAATGATAGATAAGATATCGAGAGTTCAATTTAAGATCAAAAATAGGCCAAAAAATATTGTTGTTAGATATGTCTCAAGAATAAATCGTGATAAATTTTTGAGTGCCTACAAAGCAAAACAGCATGATAATGGCGAGCATTCAGGAATTTCTGTTCAAGGTGTTGCTGATAGGATCTACATAAATGAACATCTGACCATGGAAAACAAAATCTTGTTTAAAGAGGTACGTTCTGCTGCGAGAGAGAAGTCCTATAAGTATGTATGGGTTCAGAATGGAAATATCATGTTGCGGAAGGACGATACATCTAGGAAAATTCATATTCACCACGACTACGATTTATCCAGTCTTTAG